Proteins from one Bartonella sp. HY328 genomic window:
- a CDS encoding ComEC/Rec2 family competence protein encodes MAKNVKTTSNQRHPPIIDTPDDIAYLPPKNKSWLFDRLNRIFNRLCNLYNFEGALGSIFLFVPVIAGSGSIWYFNLDYEPSLIYLLLLLLLSLLIFALYRHNRLLRLFALTFVLFNAGVIAGKVETIRKNTQIIANTSTTTIKGRILSLDKGINGDYRLDLQVLASENPALPFTPDKIRLTARSLPANILIGDGLYGLVRLRPPSGPSRIGSYNFSFHNYYSGVSAQGFFMGEPQLISVSAPTNITQRLFLAIATLRSNMTERITNSIGGEAGAVAAALITGQRGGISDDTNKALRVSGLSHILSISGLHMAMVTGMILVVARLILSCFPSFAMRYPAKKLAAIIALLAASFYLILSGADVAAQRSYVMVAVMMIAIVFDRSALTMRNIAIAALITIIISPHEILGPSFQMSFAATAALIAVFGWWSNREKKQNGKIVKKNFLYKFVLVPIVSTAVASLVAGFASGIFAAYHFNNTAPLGILGNGLAFPIMSILVMPFALMAAVLMPLHLEWLPLQIMGAGVDIVKKIAFWVTSISPDFNTNIINEHDLIFLTLGLILLFFLQTRLRLLGLIPLCVGMLLTFSSPIPSILISEDGRLVASFTKDHKFAVNQLRPPSYLVNNWLSSLKLKPADIIPVNSQAPFGFTCTEFICHLNLESNKHLTIIDNPNFLKENCDQADIIFLNYVSTSYPKLANEGCKANALLITKRDIALNGTAEIYNENGEFVIKWASGSPQRPWNDYRKVSRLALGIND; translated from the coding sequence TTGGCTAAAAATGTTAAGACTACCTCCAATCAACGTCATCCACCAATAATAGACACACCGGACGATATTGCCTACCTTCCACCCAAAAATAAAAGCTGGCTGTTTGATCGCCTAAATAGGATTTTCAACAGACTTTGCAATTTATATAATTTTGAAGGTGCTCTTGGCAGCATATTTTTATTTGTACCGGTTATTGCTGGTAGTGGTTCCATTTGGTATTTTAATCTAGATTATGAACCATCATTAATCTATCTCCTTTTATTATTGCTGTTAAGTCTTCTAATCTTTGCGCTTTATCGTCATAATCGATTGTTGCGTTTATTTGCTCTTACCTTTGTCCTTTTTAATGCAGGGGTCATTGCAGGCAAGGTAGAAACTATTCGAAAAAATACCCAGATCATTGCCAATACCTCAACAACCACTATTAAGGGTCGTATATTATCACTTGATAAAGGCATTAATGGCGACTACCGTTTAGATCTTCAAGTTTTAGCAAGTGAAAACCCAGCGCTTCCTTTTACCCCTGATAAGATACGTTTAACTGCGCGGAGCTTACCCGCTAATATACTTATAGGTGATGGACTTTATGGGCTTGTTCGCTTGCGCCCTCCTAGCGGTCCGTCACGCATCGGCAGTTATAATTTTTCGTTCCATAACTATTATTCAGGTGTTAGCGCCCAAGGTTTTTTTATGGGCGAACCACAACTAATTTCAGTTTCAGCGCCAACCAATATAACCCAGCGGCTTTTTTTAGCCATTGCCACTCTACGCAGCAACATGACCGAACGTATCACCAATTCAATTGGTGGCGAGGCTGGTGCGGTGGCTGCTGCATTGATTACCGGACAACGGGGCGGCATTAGTGATGATACCAATAAAGCGTTGCGGGTTTCCGGGCTCTCCCATATTCTTTCTATTTCCGGCCTACATATGGCAATGGTAACGGGCATGATTTTGGTAGTGGCTCGCCTCATTCTATCCTGCTTTCCATCTTTTGCTATGCGTTATCCAGCTAAAAAGCTAGCAGCCATCATTGCGCTATTGGCTGCATCATTTTACCTCATTTTATCTGGAGCAGATGTTGCCGCCCAGCGCTCTTATGTGATGGTTGCCGTTATGATGATTGCAATCGTATTTGATCGCTCCGCCCTTACCATGCGAAATATTGCCATTGCTGCATTGATTACAATTATCATTTCTCCCCATGAAATTCTTGGGCCCAGCTTCCAGATGTCCTTTGCTGCAACAGCCGCACTAATTGCAGTTTTTGGCTGGTGGAGCAATCGAGAGAAAAAACAAAATGGAAAAATAGTTAAGAAGAATTTTCTATATAAATTTGTTTTGGTGCCAATTGTTTCAACCGCTGTAGCCTCTTTAGTAGCTGGCTTTGCTAGTGGAATTTTTGCAGCCTATCATTTCAACAATACTGCGCCACTTGGAATTTTGGGCAATGGGCTTGCCTTTCCTATCATGTCTATATTGGTGATGCCTTTTGCACTTATGGCAGCAGTTTTAATGCCACTCCATCTTGAATGGTTACCATTACAAATTATGGGAGCAGGAGTAGATATTGTAAAAAAAATTGCATTTTGGGTTACATCTATTTCACCAGACTTTAACACCAACATAATTAATGAACATGATTTGATATTTTTAACTTTGGGTCTAATCCTACTGTTTTTTTTACAAACGCGATTAAGGCTACTTGGACTTATTCCCCTTTGTGTTGGTATGTTACTTACTTTTAGCTCACCAATTCCAAGCATACTCATTTCGGAAGATGGCCGTCTTGTTGCGTCTTTTACTAAAGACCATAAATTTGCAGTCAATCAGCTAAGGCCACCAAGTTACCTTGTGAATAACTGGCTTAGCAGTTTGAAGTTAAAACCTGCGGATATCATACCAGTGAATAGCCAAGCTCCCTTTGGCTTTACCTGCACAGAATTTATCTGTCATCTAAATTTAGAAAGCAACAAACACCTAACAATCATCGATAATCCAAATTTTTTGAAAGAAAACTGCGACCAAGCAGATATTATATTTTTAAACTATGTCAGCACAAGCTATCCAAAACTTGCCAATGAAGGCTGTAAAGCAAACGCATTACTGATTACAAAGCGCGATATTGCACTTAATGGCACGGCTGAAATTTATAATGAAAATGGAGAGTTTGTTATTAAATGGGCGTCGGGATCTCCTCAACGCCCATGGAATGATTATCGTAAAGTTTCTAGATTAGCTCTAGGCATTAATGACTAA
- the folK gene encoding 2-amino-4-hydroxy-6-hydroxymethyldihydropteridine diphosphokinase, translating to MNIKAENSYKKVWLGLGGNIGDVPHNMANALRKLTETPDNKLLDISSLYKTPPWGNVDQPWFYNSCALIHTRLDPQSFLDQCLKVELSLKRERLERWGPRTIDLDILSFEGVEYFKTDSLTLPHPHISERCFVLLPLVEIAPDLKIGVNKVRDLIKKCINEDIEKVSNGKEWVNF from the coding sequence ATGAATATAAAAGCAGAAAATTCCTATAAAAAGGTTTGGCTTGGCCTTGGTGGTAATATTGGTGATGTGCCGCATAATATGGCAAACGCATTGCGAAAACTGACTGAAACACCAGATAATAAGCTATTGGATATATCATCCCTATATAAAACACCGCCATGGGGAAATGTTGATCAGCCATGGTTTTATAATAGTTGCGCTTTAATTCATACTCGTCTTGATCCGCAAAGTTTTTTGGACCAATGTTTGAAAGTTGAGTTAAGCCTTAAAAGAGAGCGCCTTGAGCGGTGGGGACCAAGAACAATTGATCTTGATATATTGAGTTTTGAAGGGGTTGAATATTTCAAAACAGATAGTTTAACGCTTCCTCATCCACACATTAGCGAACGATGTTTTGTATTGTTACCACTGGTTGAAATTGCCCCTGATTTAAAGATAGGCGTGAACAAAGTGCGTGATCTTATAAAAAAATGTATAAATGAAGATATTGAAAAAGTTAGCAATGGCAAAGAATGGGTCAATTTTTAA